The Bos indicus x Bos taurus breed Angus x Brahman F1 hybrid chromosome 11, Bos_hybrid_MaternalHap_v2.0, whole genome shotgun sequence sequence TTCAGGAGTCTCCCACTTTCTGACAGCAGACCGTGCACTTCTCAGCTTCCATAATCACCTGAGCCCCTTCTTAATAAGTTCTATTTGAACGTATAAGATGGGGCTCCTGTTGGTTCTCTGGAGAGCTCTAATATGAGACCTGTCTCTTTGGTCttcagatggccatcttctccctcaACTTCACATCATCTCCTCAGGTGCACCTCTGTGTTTACGTTTCCTCAGTCATACTGGATAaggacccaccctaatgacctcatttaacatAATCACCTCTGTAAAGACCCTTATCTCTTCATGAAGTCACATTCTAAGGTACTGGGggctaggacttcaacatatgagtgTGGGGGGTGAGAGGACAAAATCCAGCCCATAACAAGGTTTGTGGAGCTAATTGTGACTCATCTCAATACAGCCTGCATTTAAAAGAGGAACTTCAGGAGAAGAAACTTCAAATGATGGAATTCTGGGTTTCAAGTGGGGGAATTCTAGTTTTCAAAGTGGTCCCTAGGGGTGCTGAAGGCCCACCCTGTAGTTCTTCACAAAAGGCACCTCAAAGGTATCTCTGCTAAAGGGGCCCTAGCGACTGGTGGAATGTGGGTTATTATGAGGACAGGCGATTGTGATGGCGGCTGGGCTGTGGAATCTTGTGAGGCCAAATGTTAATGCCTCAAAAAATGTCCTTTGGCCCCAACTGGCAGTGCTGTGGTTTTCTGGATGGCAACGGAGGATAGGGAAATGATGGAAGGCCGAGGGGCAGGAGAAAGTTGCCCAACCTTCCCCAAGATGGCGCCTGATGACCCCATGTCTGAAGGAAAGCCAAGGGCTTCATTGGTAAGGAGGATGCCTCTTCCCACTGCCCCAGCCCGTCCCAGTGAGGGGAGGAAGTGCACAATGGGGACACCACAAGCTAGGGGCTGAGAGCTAGGAGATTCCAGAGAGCTACTAAGAGGGGGTGACATGCACCCTGTCCCCACACTGGCACCTGGCTGCATCCAGAGACCAGGTAGCCTTCACAACATTGTGAAGTCACCTGAAGTTGGCTTTGATCCCCCCCATCTATCTACCTctccacttcccaggtggctcatctggtaaagaatctacccccaatgcaggagacctggattcgatccctgggttgggaagatcccctggagaggggaaaggctacccactccagtattccggcctgaagaattccatggactctatagtccatggggtcccaaagagtcagactcgactttcacacacacacacatctacctCTCcatgggtggggggcaggagtgGCTTTCTTCCTCCTACAGATGGGGATCTGGGTCCTCCTATACAGAGGTACTCAATGCAGAGCCTAGGTTTCTTCCTCCCTCTGTAACCTCTAGACGACTGGGTATCTAACTGATCTCAAACTAGTTGTGGGGATGGGGTGAGTCACCTGCAAGCAGCGATTTGAAGACCACCAGGAAGACAGACTTCTACTCAATTCCCCCACCACACCCACTTGGAAATTTAGGgctccattcctctgtcagtttGCCCTCTCCTTCTTAACTCTCAAGGTCCTGATAACTCCATGTAAGTTTCTCTTAAGAACTGAGTCTAGATGCTTTCAGTTCACAACACACTTTCAAGCACCCCCGGGGCACTGTGCCTGGGGCTGCCGGTGCACAGTAGGGTGGGACGCGGGGCCACCCCATACTGACTCCTCCCATCCCCTCATttctgcctccccagccccaggaggCAGACACCCCGAAGCCAGACTCCTCCTACGACTACCTGGAGGAGATGGAAACTTGTGAGGACGGAGGCTGCCCGGGGCCACCTAAGGTACTGTCCTCCAAGGCCGGCCCCGCTGCCACTAAAGGACAGGCGGGCGATGGACTCGAACTCGCGGAGCTGCCCTCGGTCCCAGCCACGGCGGCGCCGGGGAGCCCAGTGCGCGAGCGCGACGCCGAGATGGAGCTGGAGAAGGTGCGCATGGAGTTTGAGCTCAAGCGGCTCAAGTACCTGCACGAAGAGAACGAGCGCCAGCGGCAGCACGAGGAGGTGAtggagcagctgcagcagcaggcaACGCCCCGCCTGGTAGGTGCCAGGTCCCGCCCGGAGGCCAAGGGTGCGGGACACTAGGGGTGAGGGGAGCCCGTCGCTGACCTGCACAGGAAGCCTACTTTATCCATTTGGTGGCTGCGTGCCACCCTACCTCCGCTCACAGCTTTAGAGCTTCCATGTTAATTAAACTCAGATCCAGCTCTTCAAGGAAGGTTGGTCCCAGAACCACCTTGTCCACGGTTTTCCTCCTCAGGGAAAACTCAACATTTCCTCTCTGGCTGGATTCCcacccctctcctctcttctcggCATCTCTTAAAACAAGATGCCTGGACCTAGACTGCagacacccccacccacccccaccctccacaccCCCCACCATGTCCCCTCCaatgctcccccacccccagccccgacGCCCGCCACTGCAGCCTGGCTGATGGATTTTGATAAAACCATCCCCGGccccaccacacacagacacacacctccTCTGTTCAGGGCTGCATTTGTTCTATTGGATCACACTGCCTTGCTGTCAACTAAAACTTAGATATCTTTTGGCAAGAAATGGGCCACTCCCCCCTAACCTAAACAGGGATAAGAAAGCCTGTGTGTGATTAAATGGGATGGAAGTTCCTAACACTGTGGCTGGACCATCATAAGCACTAAATAATGAAAGATGTTATTGTTTAAAGCAGCACTGTCTGAGCTTTAAATCAGACAGTTCTAGGTTAAAATCCTGGCTCTGAAACATGAATTCATGACACTGGGCAAATTACTGATCCTCTTTGAACCTTGGTCTGCTcatctatcggagaaggcaatggcaccccactccagtactcttgcctggaagatcccatggatggaggagcctggtaggctgcagtccatggggttgcgaagagtcggacacgactgagcaacttcactttcacttttcactttcatgaattggagaaggaaatggcaacccactccagtgttcttgcctggagaatcccagggacgggggagcctgatgggctgcggtctacggggtcgcacagagtcgaacgtgactgaagtgacttagcagcagcagctgctcatCTATAAGGcaatacctacctcataggattgtggggaggattaaatgaaagaatacatGTGAGGCACTCTGAAATGAGCCTGGCACATTGaggtaagcactcaataaatgttagctattaccaTTTTTATATACTCATGCAATTCACTTCTTGACCCAAATGCAACAACCTACGttcatcactttttaattttattgggatGTAATGTATTAGCTATGCTTCCCAGTTCTGAGTCATCCTGAGTTCTGAGAAACGTGCCTTCTGGCTTTATCCAAGTCATTGCTATAATTGTTGAGGAGGATATGACCTAAAGTAAATACCACTAAAAGAGCTCCCTACAGGTTAGCAATGTTCCATTAATC is a genomic window containing:
- the TMEM247 gene encoding transmembrane protein 247, encoding MATEDREMMEGRGAGESCPTFPKMAPDDPMSEGKPRASLPQEADTPKPDSSYDYLEEMETCEDGGCPGPPKVLSSKAGPAATKGQAGDGLELAELPSVPATAAPGSPVRERDAEMELEKVRMEFELKRLKYLHEENERQRQHEEVMEQLQQQATPRLFSGGLQDLLLPQNQFAMFLYCFIFIHIIYVTKEMIFFLFSKHYLFCIAAILLCLIKTLWSYFQVPSLSLHHWAPPCLTCAPLPQSELAVRKGLLSNIYTLV